The sequence below is a genomic window from Flavobacterium lipolyticum.
GTAAAAGCACAAGTTGAGGTTTTTACGGATGGAAATGTCCGAATTCAGTTTGAGCGAAAAGACATTCCCCTTGCCAGACGTCTGCGTATGAATTTGATGTGGAATACAGATAAGGAGTATATGGCCGGTCTGAAATACATCGTTGGACGAAATTTCGGAATCACAACGCATTATGACAGTGATATGGGAGTTGGTTTCGGAGTAAATCTCAATTACTAAACAGATCGGCGTATCTACTTTAACTCAAATGTATAGCCTAGAAATGCTATAATAACCTTCTCTTTATGCCCCGTTTTAAAATGAATTATTACAAAAACATTAACTAAACCGTAAGAGTTAACTTTAGAAAGTCTTTTTATATTTGAATTTCTATCTTCAATTAAAAAACAAAATCGTAAAACCTTAAATTAAACAAAAATGAAAAACTTATTTGCCGTTTTAGCTGTTGCTTTATTTACAATTGGTGTTCAGGCTCAAGACACTAAGCCAGCTCCAAAAAAAGAAAAAGCTAAAAAAGAATCCTGTTGTAAAAAAATAGACAATGCGAAAACTGACACTGCAAAGACAGATACTGCAAAATCAGACAAGAAATCTTGTTGCGCTAAAAAATAAACGAAACTTACTTTCAACAAAAAAGAGGCTATCATTAGCCTCTTTTTTTGTTCCCCGTCCTTTCGACTAAGATCAACGATAACAGAAAAATCTGCGAAATCCGCTAAATCTCCTTGTAAAAAACGCCCCAACCAAAGGGAACGCGTAAAGCGATTGTCACAAACTACATTCGACATCTATCATTTGACTTTAAATTGCATACTAATTCATGACCAAATGCCTGTCTCTATTCCCTTAACCAAGCTCTAAATTTCATCAAAGGTCATCATTGCTCCTCCCAGATATCTGAACATTTGCAAAAAATAATTTGCAAAATCACTTCGTGCGTTCCCTTTGGCGGAATTTGGCGAAAAACTATTTAACGCGAACGCTCCACTCAAAGTCCATTTCAGAAACAGGAGTACCACTTTCGTCTGTTCCAATTGATTTCATCCAGAAGGTTTGTCCTTCACCGGTTTTGATTGTTTCTTTAATCGCATCGGCTATTAAGTGTCCGTCATTACAAACAAATGTTATTCTTCCTGTCGCCTTTTTGGTAAAGTTACCTTTATTGTTTGCGACTAACATCGAAATCTTTTTCCCGCTTTGTTGAATCTGAGAGATTACCAATGCT
It includes:
- a CDS encoding DUF4442 domain-containing protein; translated protein: MGLSVSKLNKFVLFKLPSAYICGVRVKAIDKDRCVVSVKHRWINQNPFNSMYFAVQAMAAELTTGALVISQIQQSGKKISMLVANNKGNFTKKATGRITFVCNDGHLIADAIKETIKTGEGQTFWMKSIGTDESGTPVSEMDFEWSVRVK